A genomic stretch from Helianthus annuus cultivar XRQ/B chromosome 1, HanXRQr2.0-SUNRISE, whole genome shotgun sequence includes:
- the LOC110929637 gene encoding zinc finger MYM-type protein 1-like — translation MNVGEDNVNDTVDEDDVNPVPDIDIFDPRNWGRLSNDMIKELVTKGPKRDMDVKGPVDKFGRHFSNTMYTRILSNRETCDREWLVYSKKLDKLYCFCCKVFRTQHPKGGLDDEGYNDWRHASGRLKEHEVGLQHFKNMNEWFELRQRLKCKETIDKGAYEHFRKEKDYWKQVILRIIALVKFLAKYGLAFRGSNEKLYQKGNGNFLGLVEMLEEFDPIMKEHVRRVLNEECHVHFHSHNIQNELIQLLGNKVRTEIIKKVKQAKYYSIILDCTPDTSHQEQMSIIVRWQILKDNVKGLILKSLSTTRWESRIDSIKPIRTQLGDVRKALREVRGTDRDAKIISEAKSLEEYELGDFEFLAQIVIWFELLSKVNVVSKRLQAKDVVLDVAIDELDKLIKFFKNYREVGFSKALDEAREIANEIGVNAEFRQKPIFSLETRFEQYQKFEKIFGFLFPKKLKTLDEAKLKECCYRLEDALKYEGESDIDAKELCTELKLITTFLPRHIDNPFDVLDYIFQRSTTYPYAINAYKVLLTIPVTVASAEKSFSKLKLLKSYLRSTMSQERLNGLATISIESEILDTMDYKELIESFASKNARRTTLFA, via the exons ATGAACGTAGGTGAAGATAATGTTAATGATACCGTAGATGAAGATGATGTTAATCCGGTTCCGGATATTGATATTTTTGATCCTAGAAATTGGGGTAGGCTTAGTAATGACATGATTAAAGAGTTGGTTACGAAAGGTCCAAAAAGAGATATGGATGTTAAGGGCCCCGTGGATAAATTTGGAAGACATTTTTCTAATACCATGTACACTAGAATTTTATCAAATAGGGAGACGTGCGATAGAGAATGGCTAGTGTATTCGAAAAAACTTGACAAACTCTATTGTTTTTGTTGTAAAGTTTTTAGAACGCAGCATCCGAAAGGTGGGTTGGATGATGAAGGTTATAACGATTGGAGACATGCCAGTGGTAGACTTAAAGAACATGAAGTTGGTTTACAACATTTTAAGAATATGAATGAATGGTTTGAATTGCGGCAAAGGTTGAAATGCAAAGAAACAATTGACAAAGGGGCATATGAGCACTTTAGAAAAGAAAAAGATTATTGGAAACAAGTCATCTTAAGGATTATTGCACTTGTGAAGTTTCTTGCAAAATATGGCTTAGCGTTTCGTGGGTCAAATGAGAAGTTGTATCAAAAAGGAAATGGAAACTTTTTGGGTTTGGTTGAGATGTTGGAAGAGTTTGACCCGATTATGAAAGAACATGTGCGCCGAGTTTTGAATGAAGAGTGCCATGTACACTTTCATAGCCACAATATTCAAAACGAGTTGATACAATTATTAGGGAATAAAGTTAGAACCGAAATCATCAAGAAAGTTAAGCAAGCAAAGTATTACTCCATCATCCTCGATTGCACGCCTGATACAAGTCACCAAGAGCAAATGTCCATAATTGTGAG GTGGCAAATTTTGAAAGACAATGTTAAAGGATTAATTCTTAAATCATTGTCTACAACTCGTTGGGAAAGTCGTATAGATAGTATTAAGCCTATAAGAACTCAACTTGGAGATGTAAGAAAAGCTTTGCGAGAAGTTAGGGGGACGGATAGAGATGCTAAAATCATAAGTGAAGCTAAATCATTAGAAGAGTATGAACTTGGTGATTTTGAATTTTTGGCACAAATTGTCATTTGGTTTGAATTATTATCAAAGGTGAATGTGGTGAGCAAACGGTTGCAAGCAAAAGATGTTGTTCTTGATGTTGCTATTGATGAATTGGACAAATTAATTAAATTCTTTAAGAATTATAGAGAAGTGGGGTTCTCTAAGGCACTTGATGAAGCTAGAGAAATTGCAAATGAAATAGGTGTTAATGCGGAATTTCGTCAAAAAC CTATTTTTTCACTTGAAACAAGATTTGAACAATATCAAAAATTCGAAAAAATATTTGGGTTTTTGTTTCCTAAAAAGTTGAAGACTCTTGATGAAGCCAAGCTTAAGGAGTGTTGTTATCGCCTTGAAGATGCATTGAAGTATGAAGGAGAATCCGATATTGATGCTAAAGAATTGTGTACGGAGTTGAAGTTGATTACTACATTTTTACCGAGACACATTGACAACCCTTTTGACGTTTTAGACTATATCTTCCAACGCAGTACTACTTATCCTTATGCTATAAATGCATATAAAGTGTTGTTGACAATTCCGGTAACCGTGGCATCGGCAGAAAAAAGTTTCTCaaagttgaagttgttgaagagCTATTTACGTTCTACAATGTCACAAGAAAGGCTAAACGGGTTGGCGACAATATCTATTGAAAGTGAAATATTAGATACTATGGATTACAAGGAGTTGATCGAGAGCTTTGCTTCAAAAAACGCTAGGAGAACCACACTGTTTGCTTAG